Proteins encoded together in one Formosa sp. Hel3_A1_48 window:
- the prmC gene encoding peptide chain release factor N(5)-glutamine methyltransferase, whose protein sequence is MKISLLKKRFLDELHVFPSSERLVFFQRLCAAYLNLKPHQIVLNYGKEVSASDLSSFEQALIRLKNHEPVQYILGQTSFFGLTFSVSASVLIPRPETEELVAWILNHFDPSDAPKIIDLGTGSGCIAIALAHALPNAEVFALDVSPDALELAHFNAKANEVKVNFIEANILEWNSNQDFDVVVSNPPYVCKQEQELMKDNVLAYEPHLALFVPDETPLVFYKALKDIALNNLKSSGLCFAEINEQYGNETKALFDALNFENRVIKKDTFGKDRMLKAQKK, encoded by the coding sequence ATGAAAATAAGTTTATTAAAGAAACGTTTTCTTGACGAACTCCATGTTTTTCCCTCCTCAGAACGTTTGGTCTTCTTTCAGCGCTTATGTGCGGCATACCTAAACTTAAAACCACATCAAATTGTTCTAAATTATGGTAAAGAAGTTTCTGCATCGGACTTAAGTTCTTTTGAACAAGCGTTGATTCGTCTTAAAAACCATGAGCCTGTTCAGTATATTCTAGGCCAAACTAGTTTTTTTGGACTTACTTTTTCCGTTTCCGCTTCTGTACTTATCCCCCGCCCAGAAACTGAGGAGTTGGTGGCTTGGATATTAAATCATTTTGATCCCAGCGATGCGCCAAAAATTATTGATCTTGGGACAGGTTCAGGTTGTATTGCCATTGCATTGGCTCATGCTTTACCCAATGCTGAAGTCTTCGCCCTTGATGTAAGTCCTGATGCCTTGGAGCTAGCACATTTTAATGCTAAGGCGAATGAGGTTAAGGTCAATTTTATCGAAGCCAATATACTTGAGTGGAATAGTAATCAAGATTTTGATGTAGTTGTTTCAAACCCTCCTTATGTTTGCAAACAAGAACAGGAGTTAATGAAAGATAATGTCTTGGCATACGAACCCCATTTAGCCTTATTTGTACCTGATGAAACTCCACTTGTTTTTTACAAAGCGCTTAAAGATATAGCTCTGAATAACCTCAAGTCTTCTGGTTTATGTTTTGCGGAAATAAATGAGCAATATGGAAACGAAACAAAAGCTCTTTTTGATGCACTTAACTTTGAAAATAGGGTCATAAAAAAAGATACATTTGGAAAAGACCGTATGCTAAAAGCACAAAAAAAATAA
- a CDS encoding GNAT family N-acetyltransferase — translation MLDVQIKEITKGDNPQIESVIRSVFIELNLPLKGTAYEDPETSAMYEAYDRPQSIYFVVKSNGEILGGAGIQPLKSHSQAVCELQKMYVLTKIRGCGIGQKLMDCCLDAARSFGFKKCYLETIPALHSAVDLYRRNDFLELQAPLGATGHHNCGTWMIKDLL, via the coding sequence ATGTTAGACGTGCAAATTAAAGAAATTACTAAAGGCGATAATCCACAAATTGAATCGGTGATCAGATCTGTTTTTATAGAACTCAACCTTCCTTTAAAAGGTACAGCTTATGAAGATCCTGAAACCTCAGCGATGTACGAGGCTTATGACCGACCACAGTCTATCTATTTCGTGGTAAAGTCAAATGGAGAAATTTTGGGGGGCGCTGGAATTCAACCTCTGAAAAGCCATTCGCAAGCTGTTTGTGAACTTCAAAAAATGTATGTTCTGACTAAGATAAGAGGTTGTGGTATAGGACAGAAATTAATGGATTGTTGCTTGGATGCTGCACGCTCATTTGGCTTTAAAAAATGTTATTTAGAAACAATTCCTGCTCTTCATTCTGCAGTTGATCTTTATAGGCGTAATGACTTCTTGGAACTGCAAGCTCCATTAGGCGCTACAGGCCACCATAATTGTGGTACATGGATGATAAAAGATTTACTATGA
- the ribD gene encoding bifunctional diaminohydroxyphosphoribosylaminopyrimidine deaminase/5-amino-6-(5-phosphoribosylamino)uracil reductase RibD, with product MKIKILIIEDSTFIKRCIEIGKNGFGTAAPNPAVGSVVVVDGQIIGEGWTSAYGGAHAEVNAIASVKNKSLLAKSTLYVSLEPCCHHGKTPPCTDLIIKHKIQRVVIGCIDSNTKVSGKGVAALEAAGCKVKVGIEEELCKEHHRRFLTFQNKKRPYVILKWAETKNGFIAPKKKKNRTPVWISSSESRQLVHQWRSEEHAILVGGNTVLDDNPSLTTRMISGRNPIRIVVDQKGTLPKSLAVFSEDAKTHVLSNNDINFNNEIAKQICNKLYEMSILSVLIEGGQKTLQYFIDENLWDEMRVFKGPTEFTAGTKSPVFKDTPRHKVSIADDELCIYRNKK from the coding sequence TTGAAAATAAAAATTTTAATTATCGAAGATTCAACATTCATCAAGCGTTGCATAGAAATTGGCAAAAATGGATTTGGTACGGCAGCACCAAACCCAGCTGTGGGTTCTGTTGTGGTTGTTGATGGACAAATTATTGGCGAGGGATGGACGAGTGCATATGGTGGTGCTCACGCTGAAGTCAATGCAATAGCATCGGTAAAGAATAAAAGCCTTTTAGCTAAATCTACGCTTTATGTTAGCCTTGAGCCTTGTTGTCACCACGGAAAAACACCGCCCTGCACAGACCTTATTATTAAACATAAAATTCAAAGAGTAGTGATTGGATGCATTGATTCAAACACAAAAGTTAGCGGGAAAGGAGTAGCTGCACTAGAAGCTGCCGGCTGTAAGGTTAAAGTTGGTATTGAAGAAGAACTTTGCAAAGAACACCACAGACGATTTCTAACATTTCAAAATAAAAAGCGTCCTTATGTAATATTGAAGTGGGCAGAAACAAAAAATGGTTTTATTGCTCCAAAAAAAAAGAAAAACAGAACACCAGTTTGGATCAGCTCATCCGAATCACGTCAATTAGTACATCAATGGCGATCTGAAGAGCACGCTATATTGGTTGGAGGCAATACTGTATTGGATGATAACCCTAGTTTAACTACAAGAATGATTTCAGGAAGAAACCCCATCCGTATCGTCGTCGATCAAAAAGGTACATTACCTAAGTCATTAGCAGTGTTTAGTGAGGATGCTAAAACACATGTATTATCAAATAATGATATTAATTTCAACAATGAAATAGCGAAACAAATATGCAATAAACTTTATGAAATGAGTATCCTTTCAGTACTGATAGAAGGTGGACAAAAAACACTACAATACTTTATTGATGAGAATTTATGGGACGAAATGCGTGTATTCAAGGGGCCAACAGAATTTACAGCCGGAACAAAAAGCCCCGTATTTAAGGATACGCCTAGACACAAAGTAAGTATTGCAGATGACGAATTATGCATCTACAGAAACAAAAAATAG
- a CDS encoding IMPACT family protein, protein MREQNYAFKTIEQSSDVELYKDKGSKFYAYAFPIQKETDVKKHIEKLKEKHRSARHFCYAYRLGPSASHNRVSDDGEPNNSAGMPILGQLQAKDLTNTLVVVVRYFGGIKLGVGGLIMAYKTAAKQILETIHIITIYKSDNIKINFTYNELSYVMRIIKKYNLKIIQQHQELACWVKISVKKKDLESILLAFSAHHKIEVEILND, encoded by the coding sequence ATGCGTGAACAAAACTATGCCTTTAAAACTATTGAGCAATCCTCAGACGTTGAACTTTACAAAGACAAAGGCAGTAAGTTTTATGCATATGCATTCCCTATCCAAAAAGAAACTGATGTTAAAAAACACATTGAAAAATTAAAAGAAAAGCACCGTTCAGCTAGACACTTTTGCTACGCCTACAGACTAGGACCAAGCGCTTCACACAACAGAGTTTCAGATGATGGAGAACCAAACAACAGTGCTGGAATGCCCATATTAGGACAACTTCAGGCCAAAGATCTTACAAACACCCTCGTAGTTGTGGTTCGTTATTTTGGAGGTATAAAGCTAGGGGTTGGCGGACTTATTATGGCCTACAAGACTGCGGCTAAACAAATTTTAGAAACAATTCATATTATCACAATTTATAAAAGTGATAATATTAAAATTAATTTTACGTACAATGAACTAAGCTATGTGATGCGTATAATTAAAAAGTATAATTTAAAAATTATTCAACAGCATCAAGAATTGGCATGTTGGGTTAAAATTTCAGTTAAAAAAAAGGATTTAGAATCAATACTATTGGCGTTTTCAGCGCATCACAAAATTGAAGTCGAAATTTTGAACGATTAA
- a CDS encoding acyl-CoA thioesterase, with amino-acid sequence MNFFMINHQTKVKVRYGETDQMGVVYHGNYAQYFEIGRIEWLSSLGVSYKEMEAQGIMLPVVVLNINYSKPAFYEDVLIITTSLIKPPEVSIEFKYELHNEGGELLTTAYTKLVFVDSKSRSPIRCPDFFLDKLQN; translated from the coding sequence ATGAATTTTTTCATGATTAATCACCAAACAAAAGTTAAAGTCCGTTATGGAGAAACCGACCAAATGGGCGTTGTATATCATGGAAATTATGCTCAATATTTTGAAATTGGTAGGATTGAATGGCTCTCTTCTTTGGGTGTTTCTTATAAAGAGATGGAAGCACAAGGTATTATGCTTCCTGTGGTTGTTTTAAATATAAATTACAGTAAACCAGCGTTTTACGAGGATGTGTTGATCATTACTACGAGCCTAATAAAGCCCCCTGAAGTCTCTATTGAATTTAAGTATGAGTTGCATAACGAGGGCGGCGAGTTGTTAACAACGGCCTACACAAAATTGGTTTTTGTCGACTCTAAATCACGATCTCCGATACGCTGCCCAGACTTTTTTTTAGACAAACTGCAAAATTAA
- the dnaA gene encoding chromosomal replication initiator protein DnaA, translating into MTNTAQSVWANCLDFIKDNIQPQAYKTWFEPIVAVKLADQSLSIQVPSKFFYEWLEEHYVKILKVALTKELGDDAKLVYIIKMENTYGNKQPFTEKIPSSNRSAIKSQRADIPLKNKNPELKNPFIIPGIRNVKIESQLNPIYTFENFLEGDSNRLARNAGIAVANKPGGTSFNPLLIFGGVGLGKTHLAHAIGVDIKDKYPEKTVLYISAEKFTQQYIESVKKNNRNDFIHFYQIIDVLIIDDVQFLSGKSGTQDVFFHIFNHLHQNGKQVILTSDKAPVDMQDIEQRLLSRFKWGLSAELQKPDFETRVSIVKNKLYRDGVEMPDDIVEYVAKNIKTNVRELEGAIISLIAQSSFNKKEITLSLAKEIVEKFVKNTKREVSIDYIQKIVSDYFQMDVDTLQSKTRKRHIVQARQLAMFFAKKFTKASLASIGSQIGKRDHATVLHACKTVDNLSSTDKQFRKYVEDLTKKLSV; encoded by the coding sequence ATGACTAACACTGCGCAATCGGTATGGGCAAATTGTCTTGATTTTATCAAGGATAATATTCAGCCCCAAGCATACAAAACATGGTTTGAGCCTATTGTAGCGGTTAAGTTAGCAGATCAATCATTAAGCATCCAAGTCCCGAGTAAATTCTTTTACGAGTGGCTCGAAGAGCATTATGTGAAGATACTTAAGGTAGCACTAACAAAAGAATTAGGTGATGACGCCAAATTGGTGTACATTATTAAAATGGAAAACACCTATGGTAATAAACAACCTTTCACCGAAAAAATTCCAAGCTCCAATCGTTCGGCAATAAAATCCCAACGGGCTGACATACCACTCAAGAATAAAAACCCAGAGCTTAAAAATCCTTTCATAATCCCTGGAATAAGAAATGTAAAAATAGAATCTCAACTTAATCCTATTTACACTTTTGAAAATTTTCTTGAAGGTGACTCAAATAGATTAGCGAGAAATGCAGGGATTGCAGTGGCCAACAAACCCGGAGGAACCTCTTTTAATCCATTACTAATATTTGGTGGCGTAGGCTTAGGAAAAACACATTTAGCACATGCTATTGGAGTTGACATCAAAGACAAATACCCTGAAAAAACCGTTTTATATATTTCTGCCGAGAAATTTACGCAGCAATACATAGAATCTGTTAAAAAGAACAACCGAAACGATTTTATACATTTTTACCAAATCATCGACGTTCTTATCATTGATGATGTTCAATTCCTGTCTGGTAAATCTGGAACTCAAGATGTTTTCTTCCATATTTTTAACCACTTGCACCAAAACGGCAAGCAAGTTATACTAACTAGTGATAAAGCACCAGTTGATATGCAAGATATTGAACAGCGTTTGTTGTCTAGATTCAAATGGGGCCTTTCTGCAGAGCTCCAAAAACCGGATTTTGAAACACGAGTATCAATTGTCAAAAATAAACTTTACAGAGATGGTGTTGAGATGCCAGACGACATTGTAGAGTATGTCGCTAAAAATATAAAAACAAATGTTCGTGAATTAGAAGGAGCTATCATCTCTTTGATTGCACAATCTTCATTCAACAAAAAAGAGATTACGCTTTCGCTTGCAAAGGAGATCGTAGAAAAATTTGTTAAAAACACCAAACGCGAAGTCTCTATAGATTACATCCAAAAAATAGTCTCGGACTATTTCCAAATGGATGTAGATACACTTCAGTCTAAAACTAGAAAACGACATATTGTTCAAGCTCGACAATTAGCTATGTTTTTTGCAAAAAAATTCACTAAAGCTTCATTGGCCAGTATTGGCTCCCAAATTGGAAAACGAGATCATGCAACTGTCCTTCATGCTTGCAAAACTGTAGACAATCTCTCTTCAACAGATAAGCAATTTAGAAAATATGTTGAAGATTTGACAAAAAAGCTTTCCGTTTAA
- a CDS encoding low molecular weight protein-tyrosine-phosphatase: MTKILMVCLGNICRSPLAEGILKSKLPSNAYFVDSAGTSGFHSGNAPDPRSIEVAQKNELDISQQKSRPFRAYDLEEFDLIFVMDEANYDDIIRHTKTEQERQKVKLILDYPGSQKKEVPDPYYGGEDGFQYIYTLLDDACNYHSNQLIKRG; the protein is encoded by the coding sequence ATGACCAAGATTTTAATGGTTTGCTTAGGAAATATCTGCAGATCTCCCTTGGCTGAAGGCATCCTAAAATCAAAATTACCGAGCAACGCTTACTTTGTAGACTCTGCTGGCACAAGTGGTTTTCACTCAGGAAACGCACCAGATCCTCGTTCTATTGAAGTCGCTCAGAAAAATGAACTAGATATTAGTCAGCAAAAGTCGAGACCTTTTAGAGCCTACGATTTGGAAGAATTTGATTTAATTTTTGTGATGGATGAAGCAAATTATGACGACATAATTCGACACACAAAAACAGAACAAGAACGGCAAAAGGTAAAACTAATTTTAGACTACCCAGGTTCACAAAAAAAAGAAGTGCCGGACCCATATTACGGAGGTGAAGACGGTTTTCAATATATTTATACGCTGCTGGACGACGCTTGTAACTACCACAGCAATCAGTTAATAAAAAGGGGATGA
- a CDS encoding SAM-dependent methyltransferase has translation MNGKIYLIPNTLGDVPPLETMPLSVKKIIEEIDIYIVENEKSARRFIKSVSSSKEQSSLRLFPLNKFTNASEIPTYLEPCKQGVSIGLISDAGCPGVADPGAEVVRLAHQNNIQVVPLVGPSSILLAVMSSGMNGQNFAFNGYLPIDKAERKAKLKQLEKRSFEEQQAQLFIETPYRNQKLLQEMCRTLHPSTRICVASDLSLKTEYIKTQTASDWKYTKIDFHKRPTIFILQKD, from the coding sequence ATGAACGGAAAAATATATTTGATTCCAAACACCCTTGGCGATGTTCCTCCTCTAGAAACAATGCCTTTGTCTGTCAAAAAAATTATTGAAGAAATTGACATATACATTGTTGAAAACGAAAAGTCTGCAAGGCGATTTATAAAATCTGTAAGCAGCTCTAAAGAACAATCTAGCTTAAGACTATTCCCGCTAAATAAATTTACCAACGCTTCAGAAATACCTACTTACTTGGAACCTTGCAAGCAAGGAGTATCCATCGGACTAATTTCTGACGCAGGATGCCCAGGTGTAGCAGATCCAGGTGCTGAAGTTGTACGTCTTGCTCATCAGAACAATATACAAGTTGTTCCATTAGTTGGCCCATCCTCGATTTTGCTTGCGGTGATGAGCTCAGGTATGAATGGCCAAAATTTTGCATTCAACGGCTACCTTCCCATTGACAAAGCAGAACGTAAGGCAAAATTGAAACAGTTAGAGAAGCGTTCTTTTGAAGAACAACAAGCGCAGTTGTTTATTGAAACGCCATATCGAAATCAAAAACTTCTTCAAGAAATGTGTCGGACATTACACCCGAGTACCCGAATTTGTGTTGCAAGTGATTTAAGTCTAAAAACAGAATATATTAAAACGCAAACTGCTTCAGATTGGAAATACACCAAGATTGATTTTCATAAAAGACCAACCATATTTATTCTCCAAAAAGACTAA
- a CDS encoding peptidoglycan-binding protein LysM has translation MWLTKTKDVILIRVLLCFLFLGFTSSPNTMAVSVIGADAIDVKYNFSTDRTANTVDVFVNYIILDRGYIGFKEAIAFKESQGRYTVVNSLGYLGKYQFGASTLKLIGINNPSNFLNNPVLQEKAFLANAKRNKWILRRDIKRFSGQSINGTLVTESGILAAAHLSGPGNVKRYLRSYGAVGFSDAFGTDIESYMRKFSSYNTSFITAEKRPRVDFQ, from the coding sequence ATGTGGTTAACCAAAACTAAGGATGTAATACTGATTAGAGTTTTATTGTGTTTTCTGTTTCTAGGATTCACCTCCTCTCCAAATACAATGGCTGTAAGCGTTATTGGTGCTGATGCTATTGACGTGAAATACAATTTTTCAACTGATCGAACAGCAAATACAGTTGATGTTTTTGTTAATTATATAATTTTAGATCGTGGTTATATTGGTTTTAAAGAGGCCATCGCATTTAAAGAATCTCAAGGCCGTTATACTGTTGTTAATTCTCTTGGGTATTTAGGAAAATATCAATTTGGTGCATCTACTTTAAAACTCATAGGAATTAATAATCCTTCTAATTTTTTGAACAATCCCGTACTGCAGGAAAAGGCATTTTTAGCCAACGCCAAACGTAACAAATGGATTCTACGTCGTGATATTAAGCGCTTTTCAGGTCAAAGTATTAATGGGACCTTAGTTACTGAGTCTGGTATTTTGGCCGCTGCTCATCTGTCTGGTCCAGGAAATGTAAAACGATATTTGAGAAGTTACGGAGCTGTTGGTTTCTCGGATGCTTTTGGAACTGATATAGAATCTTACATGCGAAAATTTTCATCGTACAACACTTCTTTCATTACAGCTGAAAAACGCCCGAGGGTAGATTTTCAGTAG